Proteins from a genomic interval of Leptospira kanakyensis:
- a CDS encoding DUF4416 family protein, protein MPQEILERPPGASFFVILSYQEEGILFELKALAEKRFSKILYESVLLPKWTPDETEREFAYPGRFTKVLSFKQRIHREELVEKKKDCLEFQTLLQKKDQTFLLIPGYVTSHNIVIAKSKDDFHRTYLFQGVYGETIYHFSRNQLVVANSAQNYFRERDVSYFFNTLRESYEFNKFKS, encoded by the coding sequence ATGCCTCAAGAGATTTTAGAAAGACCACCGGGAGCCTCTTTTTTTGTGATTCTTTCCTACCAAGAGGAAGGAATCCTCTTTGAGTTGAAGGCTCTTGCTGAAAAAAGGTTTTCTAAAATTCTCTACGAATCTGTCCTCCTTCCGAAATGGACCCCTGATGAAACAGAAAGGGAATTTGCTTATCCGGGACGATTTACAAAAGTTCTTTCCTTCAAACAAAGAATTCACAGAGAGGAACTGGTTGAAAAAAAGAAGGATTGTTTAGAGTTTCAAACTCTATTACAAAAAAAAGACCAAACTTTCCTTCTGATTCCGGGTTACGTCACTTCGCATAACATTGTAATAGCGAAATCAAAGGATGATTTTCATCGCACTTATTTGTTCCAAGGGGTTTACGGAGAGACGATTTATCATTTTTCGAGAAACCAATTAGTCGTCGCAAATTCGGCTCAAAATTATTTTAGAGAAAGAGATGTAAGTTATTTTTTTAATACCCTAAGAGAATCCTATGAGTTCAATAAATTCAAATCTTAA
- a CDS encoding TldD/PmbA family protein, translating into MDRKSIEKRLNDQKDLLSNLVKKAKTNGIDQVEIYSSYGYSEDVSLEKNDLNNCTATEENMFGIRVITEGNQGFIISNHIPSLYESIEEAYSLAKSQSTPDLDLGLPEPESIQNHFNQYDESLDKMGIEDLVASAKEALGWRNDLYSKVNIDSGDFSLSKGYKLIVSSKGVMAHELGAELSASVMGMGVDGDLVGSFDYDSASGFDKNQFQTLWKKAFMNFGDKCMGALYAKPISGFQGKVLLPPDAVYSFFLGLFIGSLNGTSLRKGKSKMADQLGKKVASSLLSIWDDPTNNGFMGSTGFDREGLPTSKKSVLTEGVLNTYFYNTYEAKKAGLPKSNGSATGGAQSLPGCGPKQLQIAPGNSAKDEFFKLPGKTLFVNRISGTKDGASGDFSGVIKGGYLLENGEKVPVREVQIVGNAFEALNQIEAISKEGELLGESSFVPYMLLDGFTITGVTEE; encoded by the coding sequence ATGGATCGTAAATCGATTGAAAAACGTTTGAACGACCAAAAAGATTTACTTTCTAATTTAGTCAAAAAAGCAAAAACAAACGGGATCGACCAGGTAGAGATTTATTCCAGTTACGGATATTCGGAAGATGTCAGTTTAGAAAAAAATGACTTAAACAACTGTACTGCGACCGAAGAAAATATGTTTGGAATTCGTGTGATCACTGAGGGAAACCAAGGATTTATCATCTCCAATCATATCCCTAGTCTTTACGAGTCCATTGAAGAAGCCTATAGTTTGGCTAAAAGCCAATCCACTCCTGATTTGGATTTAGGACTTCCAGAACCTGAATCCATCCAAAATCATTTCAACCAATATGATGAATCCTTAGACAAAATGGGAATTGAGGATTTGGTCGCTTCCGCTAAAGAAGCACTGGGATGGAGAAATGATCTTTATTCCAAGGTGAATATCGACTCTGGAGACTTTTCGCTTAGCAAAGGTTATAAACTCATTGTTTCTTCCAAAGGAGTGATGGCCCATGAGTTGGGTGCTGAACTTTCTGCTTCCGTGATGGGAATGGGTGTGGATGGAGATCTAGTCGGAAGTTTTGATTATGATTCTGCGAGTGGGTTTGACAAAAACCAGTTCCAAACTCTATGGAAAAAAGCTTTTATGAATTTTGGAGACAAATGTATGGGGGCACTTTATGCCAAACCCATCTCTGGATTTCAAGGAAAGGTTTTACTTCCTCCCGATGCCGTGTATTCATTTTTTCTCGGACTTTTTATTGGTTCTTTAAATGGAACAAGCCTTCGCAAAGGGAAATCCAAAATGGCGGATCAGTTAGGTAAAAAAGTTGCCTCTTCTTTACTCTCTATTTGGGATGATCCAACAAACAATGGTTTTATGGGATCAACTGGTTTTGATCGGGAGGGTCTACCTACTTCTAAAAAGTCAGTCCTAACAGAGGGAGTTTTAAATACTTACTTCTACAATACTTACGAAGCTAAAAAAGCCGGGCTTCCTAAATCCAATGGATCTGCGACTGGAGGTGCCCAAAGCCTTCCTGGTTGTGGCCCAAAACAATTACAGATTGCACCCGGCAACTCAGCAAAAGATGAATTTTTTAAACTCCCTGGAAAAACTCTATTTGTGAACCGAATTTCGGGAACTAAAGATGGAGCTTCCGGTGATTTTTCGGGAGTGATCAAAGGGGGATACCTTTTAGAAAATGGAGAGAAAGTCCCGGTCAGAGAGGTACAAATTGTGGGAAATGCTTTTGAAGCATTGAATCAAATTGAAGCAATTTCCAAAGAAGGAGAACTTTTGGGGGAATCGTCTTTTGTTCCTTATATGCTTCTGGATGGATTTACCATTACAGGAGTGACGGAAGAGTAA
- a CDS encoding TldD/PmbA family protein, with translation MRNLLKECLAEESGFVELRYHHKESRSFFAERGRVESTALRKRTGVGVRVLEAGTWGFASTSEISKSSIQNAIQVAKKAARLSSALRKDKIPNLPKANFAIGDFIGKGIEDFRNRTVEEKLKLVLDIQNAAAKQSAKLQSVGCGYSEIYEEKAIVTTDGADSFFSMVRPEFRVSAVAKDDGKMESGSHSIGVTGGWDCLFRSQSPTEISDEACKTAVDLLSSSLPDGGLSTVILSPSIVGLLVHEAIGHTVEADFVLSGSVAQGKIGHRVGSDLVTLCDSGFSEYYEGAGGSIPVDDEGVIPTNTVIIKNGILSSYLHNRETAERFGVAPTGSARAWEYGDVPLIRMRNTFLMPGNSSLEEMIANTKDGYYLDGAKNGQADATGEFMFAVQKAYRIQNGKITDLLKGVTVSGLAFDVLQNVDMVSKEFKWDLGSGHCGKGQPAKVDAGGPYVRTKVLLGGK, from the coding sequence ATGCGGAACCTATTAAAAGAATGTTTGGCCGAAGAGTCCGGATTTGTGGAACTCAGATACCACCATAAAGAAAGTCGTTCCTTCTTTGCTGAAAGGGGACGGGTGGAATCCACTGCCCTACGCAAAAGAACAGGTGTCGGTGTTCGTGTTTTAGAAGCGGGAACTTGGGGTTTTGCATCCACCAGTGAAATTTCCAAATCTTCCATCCAAAATGCCATCCAAGTGGCCAAAAAAGCGGCTCGCCTATCTTCAGCTCTCCGAAAAGATAAAATTCCCAATTTGCCAAAGGCAAATTTTGCCATTGGTGATTTTATTGGCAAAGGGATCGAAGACTTTCGTAACCGAACCGTAGAGGAAAAACTAAAACTCGTTCTCGATATTCAAAATGCTGCCGCCAAACAATCGGCTAAGCTCCAGTCCGTGGGTTGCGGGTATTCTGAAATATATGAAGAGAAAGCAATTGTTACCACAGATGGAGCAGATAGTTTTTTTAGTATGGTAAGACCAGAATTTCGAGTCTCTGCCGTTGCCAAAGATGATGGAAAGATGGAATCTGGTTCTCATTCGATTGGTGTGACTGGAGGTTGGGACTGCCTCTTTCGTTCCCAGTCTCCGACAGAGATTTCGGATGAGGCCTGCAAAACGGCTGTGGATCTACTTTCCAGTTCTCTCCCCGATGGCGGTCTCTCCACAGTGATTTTATCCCCGTCAATTGTGGGTCTTCTTGTTCACGAAGCCATTGGCCATACGGTAGAAGCTGATTTTGTTTTATCTGGATCTGTGGCCCAAGGAAAGATCGGACATAGAGTTGGTTCCGACTTAGTGACGTTATGCGACTCTGGATTTTCTGAATACTATGAAGGGGCTGGTGGTTCCATTCCTGTGGACGATGAAGGGGTCATTCCGACAAACACTGTTATCATTAAAAACGGAATCCTTTCTTCTTACCTCCACAACCGGGAAACGGCAGAACGATTTGGAGTGGCACCAACGGGATCAGCAAGGGCTTGGGAGTATGGTGATGTTCCCCTCATTCGTATGCGAAACACTTTCCTTATGCCAGGGAATTCCAGTTTGGAAGAAATGATCGCAAACACCAAAGACGGATACTATCTAGACGGTGCCAAAAATGGCCAAGCGGATGCAACGGGTGAATTTATGTTTGCCGTTCAAAAAGCCTACCGCATCCAAAATGGAAAGATCACGGATCTTTTGAAGGGTGTGACAGTATCTGGCCTTGCCTTTGATGTTTTACAAAATGTAGATATGGTCTCCAAAGAATTCAAATGGGATTTGGGTTCAGGGCACTGTGGGAAAGGACAACCAGCAAAAGTAGATGCGGGTGGTCCTTATGTTCGCACAAAAGTATTGTTAGGTGGTAAATAA
- a CDS encoding YheT family hydrolase: MTSSNREFKPRRFLEGRHLQTVYNVLFPPDNSLEDEYYSESILIPTNDGSGDLLWLEHNPPLSQVRKKASKWNGHYLLLVHGMEGSSESHYMVSAGKEALNRGYGVVRMNLRNCGRGLGIAKKPYNAGQSEDLDAVLKYIYKHFTRSIFVSGFSLSANLVIKFFGEKREHYSKAFSATSPPLDLKRSCDFIDSRAGNFYRDHFLDTMKEKVTSGVYEISDKMKERVLRSKSFFDFDDFFTAPISGYANVLEYYNICSSVKYLGGIKVPGLIVHADDDPVVPSEVWHEIRWKSYPLIQTVLTEKGGHVGFISDPSPDNPEGRWLPRILLDFFDSQIKS, encoded by the coding sequence TTGACGTCGTCTAACAGAGAATTTAAACCTAGAAGATTTTTAGAAGGTAGACATTTACAAACTGTCTACAACGTACTTTTTCCTCCAGACAATTCTTTGGAGGATGAGTATTATTCAGAGAGTATCCTCATTCCCACTAACGATGGGTCTGGGGATCTGCTTTGGTTAGAACACAACCCTCCTCTTTCCCAAGTTCGAAAAAAAGCCTCCAAATGGAACGGGCATTACTTACTTCTCGTTCATGGAATGGAAGGAAGTTCGGAATCCCATTATATGGTGAGTGCAGGAAAAGAAGCACTGAATCGTGGTTATGGAGTTGTGCGGATGAATTTGCGTAACTGTGGTCGTGGCCTTGGGATTGCCAAAAAACCATATAATGCCGGCCAATCAGAAGATTTGGATGCTGTATTAAAATACATTTATAAACATTTTACTAGATCCATATTTGTTTCAGGATTTTCTTTATCAGCCAATCTGGTGATCAAATTTTTTGGAGAAAAAAGGGAACACTATTCCAAGGCATTTTCGGCCACATCCCCTCCTTTGGATTTAAAACGTAGTTGTGACTTTATTGATTCAAGAGCCGGAAATTTTTACCGGGATCATTTTCTGGATACTATGAAAGAAAAGGTAACCTCTGGGGTTTATGAAATCTCAGATAAAATGAAAGAAAGAGTTTTACGAAGTAAATCCTTTTTTGATTTTGATGATTTTTTCACAGCACCAATTTCAGGTTATGCGAATGTATTGGAATACTACAATATTTGTTCCAGTGTCAAATATCTAGGGGGAATCAAAGTTCCTGGTCTCATTGTCCATGCCGATGATGACCCGGTGGTTCCTTCGGAAGTTTGGCATGAAATTCGATGGAAGTCTTACCCGCTCATACAAACGGTTCTTACGGAAAAAGGGGGACATGTTGGATTTATCAGCGATCCCTCCCCGGACAATCCAGAAGGAAGATGGCTTCCTCGGATCCTCCTCGATTTTTTTGATTCTCAAATCAAATCGTAA